One Candidatus Acididesulfobacter guangdongensis genomic window carries:
- the groL gene encoding chaperonin GroEL: MAKDIKFSQEARSLILEGVNTLADAVKVTLGPKGRNVVIEKSFGSPNITKDGVTVAKEIDLADRFANMGAQMVKEVASKTSDTAGDGTTTATVLAQAIFREGIKLVAAGASPIAIKRGIDKAVDVMVKELKTMSKPIANQKEIAQVGTISANNDETIGNIIAEAMDKVGKEGVITVEEAKSMETTLEVVEGMQFDRGYLSPYFVTDSERMECVLDDPYILIHEKKISAMKDLLPILEQIAKSGKPFVILAEEVEGEALATLVVNKLRGTLNCCAVKAPGFGDRRKAMLEDIAILTGGQVISEDLGIKLESITLQDLGKAKRITVDKDNSTIIDGAGSKEGIEKRVKQIRAQIEESSSDYDKEKLQERLAKLIGGVAVINVGAATETEMKEKKARVEDALHATRAAVEEGIVPGGGVALLRASKALDKLAGANTDEDAGIKIIRRAVQEPLRMISENAGVEASIVVDKVLNNTGSFGYNAAADKYEDLIAAGIIDPTKVERTALQNAASVSSLMLTTEAMIADKPEDKDKGGMPGGMPQGMGGMGGMY, translated from the coding sequence ATGGCAAAAGATATAAAATTTTCTCAAGAAGCAAGGTCTTTAATATTAGAAGGCGTTAATACGCTTGCAGATGCGGTCAAGGTGACCCTTGGACCAAAAGGAAGAAACGTAGTTATCGAAAAATCATTCGGTTCGCCAAATATAACAAAAGACGGCGTTACCGTTGCAAAAGAAATTGATTTGGCTGATAGATTTGCAAATATGGGTGCTCAAATGGTTAAAGAAGTTGCATCTAAAACTTCCGATACTGCAGGAGACGGAACTACAACAGCAACAGTGCTTGCGCAGGCAATATTTCGCGAAGGCATAAAACTTGTTGCTGCAGGAGCTAGCCCTATAGCAATTAAAAGAGGAATTGATAAGGCAGTGGACGTTATGGTAAAAGAATTAAAGACTATGTCTAAACCGATTGCAAATCAGAAAGAAATTGCACAGGTCGGAACAATTTCTGCAAATAACGACGAGACAATCGGTAATATTATTGCTGAAGCCATGGACAAAGTAGGTAAAGAAGGCGTTATAACAGTTGAAGAAGCGAAAAGCATGGAAACTACTTTAGAGGTAGTTGAAGGAATGCAGTTTGACAGAGGTTATTTATCCCCTTATTTTGTGACAGATTCCGAAAGAATGGAATGTGTACTTGATGATCCGTATATACTTATCCATGAAAAGAAAATTTCTGCAATGAAGGACCTTCTTCCGATTTTGGAACAGATCGCCAAGTCTGGCAAACCTTTTGTAATATTGGCAGAAGAAGTTGAAGGTGAAGCGCTTGCTACATTAGTGGTAAATAAATTAAGAGGCACATTAAACTGCTGTGCCGTTAAAGCTCCCGGCTTTGGCGACAGAAGGAAAGCAATGCTCGAAGATATAGCTATTCTGACCGGCGGACAGGTTATTTCCGAAGATTTAGGCATTAAATTAGAGTCAATTACCCTTCAGGATCTTGGAAAAGCAAAAAGAATTACCGTTGACAAAGATAATTCCACTATAATAGACGGCGCAGGCAGCAAAGAAGGCATTGAAAAAAGAGTTAAACAAATCAGAGCTCAGATAGAAGAATCAAGTTCAGACTACGATAAAGAAAAGCTGCAGGAAAGGCTTGCCAAATTAATAGGCGGCGTTGCAGTAATTAATGTCGGAGCTGCTACCGAAACTGAAATGAAAGAAAAGAAAGCAAGAGTTGAAGACGCACTTCATGCAACAAGAGCGGCTGTTGAAGAAGGTATTGTTCCCGGCGGCGGTGTTGCGCTGTTAAGAGCATCAAAAGCTTTAGATAAACTTGCAGGTGCTAACACTGATGAAGATGCAGGTATTAAAATAATCAGAAGAGCGGTTCAGGAACCGTTAAGAATGATTTCTGAAAATGCAGGAGTAGAGGCTTCAATAGTAGTCGATAAAGTGTTGAATAACACAGGGTCTTTCGGGTATAATGCAGCAGCAGACAAGTATGAAGATTTAATTGCTGCAGGTATTATTGATCCGACCAAAGTTGAAAGGACGGCTCTGCAAAACGCTGCAAGCGTGTCTTCCTTAATGCTCACTACAGAAGCAATGATAGCCGACAAACCTGAAGATAAAGATAAAGGCGGAATGCCCGGCGGAATGCCGCAAGGAATGGGCGGCATGGGCGGAATGTATTAA
- a CDS encoding peptidoglycan-binding protein, which yields MIKSKKIILNSINKFWNLHHLYKGKVDGIIGKNTISAVKVFQKKKGLHVDGIVGPLTLKALNVK from the coding sequence ATGATAAAATCAAAAAAAATAATTTTAAATAGTATCAATAAATTTTGGAATCTACATCATCTGTACAAAGGTAAAGTAGACGGCATTATCGGAAAAAATACAATCAGTGCCGTTAAAGTTTTTCAGAAGAAAAAAGGGCTTCATGTTGATGGAATAGTTGGACCGTTAACATTAAAAGCTTTAAATGTAAAATAA
- a CDS encoding YfhL family 4Fe-4S dicluster ferredoxin encodes MAIIITDECIACGVCVPECPNDAITEGDIYVIAPDLCTECHGFYDSPQCASVCPVDCCIPDDNHKETKEQLEAKAKKIHPDKTDFKF; translated from the coding sequence ATGGCTATAATTATTACTGATGAATGTATCGCATGCGGTGTTTGTGTCCCGGAATGTCCAAATGACGCAATAACAGAAGGGGATATTTATGTTATAGCTCCCGATCTTTGCACTGAATGTCACGGTTTTTATGATTCTCCCCAGTGTGCTTCAGTATGCCCTGTTGATTGCTGTATTCCTGATGACAATCATAAAGAAACCAAAGAGCAGCTCGAAGCGAAAGCAAAAAAAATTCATCCAGACAAAACTGATTTTAAATTTTAA
- a CDS encoding TIGR00730 family Rossman fold protein produces the protein MAITKENSKNYDYELNSLNKGEPWRLFRIMGEFVDGFDVLPSVCPAVTIYGSARVDENSDVYKNTKEIAKGLALKGYSIISGGGPGVMEAANRGCREAKDEFDLQVNSVGLNIKLPKEQNINKYADFTLEFRYFFVRKVMLVRYASAYIMMPGGFGTLDELFETVELIQTNKTKPFPVILYGSDYWNGLIDWIKSNTLKKGYISPLDIDILQIKDDPDEIIDTILKFNLS, from the coding sequence ATGGCTATAACAAAAGAAAATTCTAAAAATTATGATTATGAACTTAATTCTCTGAATAAAGGTGAACCATGGCGATTATTCAGAATAATGGGCGAATTTGTAGACGGATTCGATGTTCTTCCTTCCGTTTGTCCAGCCGTTACTATTTATGGAAGCGCCAGAGTTGATGAAAATAGCGATGTCTACAAAAATACAAAAGAAATAGCCAAGGGCTTAGCTTTAAAAGGTTATTCCATAATATCCGGCGGCGGTCCGGGGGTAATGGAAGCCGCAAATAGGGGGTGCAGAGAGGCTAAAGATGAGTTTGACCTTCAGGTTAATTCAGTAGGACTTAATATTAAACTTCCTAAAGAACAGAATATCAATAAATATGCAGATTTTACACTTGAGTTCCGTTATTTTTTTGTGAGAAAGGTCATGCTCGTCAGGTACGCTTCAGCTTATATAATGATGCCGGGCGGATTCGGCACATTAGATGAACTTTTTGAAACGGTGGAATTAATTCAAACCAATAAAACTAAACCTTTCCCCGTCATATTGTACGGTTCCGATTACTGGAATGGACTTATAGATTGGATTAAAAGTAATACCCTTAAAAAAGGCTATATCTCGCCTTTGGATATTGATATTTTACAGATAAAGGATGATCCTGATGAAATTATCGATACTATCTTGAAATTTAATTTAAGTTAA
- a CDS encoding dCTP deaminase, translating to MMIKNDIWIEKMAKEHDMITPFENAQVRNGVISYGVSSFGYDLRISNEFKIFTNINTTIVDPKNFDTKSFVDITTEECIVPPNSFALGRSVEYFKIPRNVVTICLGKSTYARCGIIVNVTPFEPEWEGYVTLEISNTTPLPAKIYANEGLAQVLFFEGEAPRVSYKDKKGKYQSQTGITLPRL from the coding sequence ATAATGATTAAGAACGATATCTGGATTGAAAAAATGGCTAAAGAGCATGATATGATAACGCCATTTGAAAATGCGCAGGTTAGAAACGGTGTTATATCTTATGGCGTTTCGTCATTTGGATATGATTTGCGGATATCTAACGAATTCAAAATTTTTACCAATATTAATACTACTATAGTTGATCCTAAAAATTTCGATACAAAATCATTTGTTGATATAACTACCGAAGAATGCATTGTGCCCCCTAATTCTTTTGCTCTTGGAAGGTCTGTTGAATATTTTAAAATACCAAGAAATGTAGTTACTATTTGCCTCGGCAAATCTACTTACGCGAGGTGCGGTATAATAGTGAACGTTACTCCTTTTGAACCAGAATGGGAAGGATACGTTACTCTTGAAATTTCAAATACAACCCCGTTGCCCGCGAAAATATATGCCAATGAGGGTCTCGCTCAAGTTCTATTTTTCGAAGGAGAGGCGCCCAGGGTTTCATATAAAGATAAAAAAGGAAAATATCAATCACAAACGGGTATAACTCTTCCGCGTCTTTAA
- a CDS encoding phosphopyruvate hydratase gives MSEIAEIKARQILDSRGNPTISVKVSLESGISGISCVPSGASTGEYEAYEKRDNDNSSYFGKSVHSAVENVNDIIAKSLSGIDSYNQRLVDDIMINLDGTPNKSNLGANAILGVSLAVAIASAQELEIPLYKYIGGVNAHILPVPMMNVINGGKHANNLLDFQEFMIVPAGAKYFDEALRMGAEVYQKLKKVLDERKMPTSVGDEGGFAPELQNNAEAILLIMEAIEKAHYTPGKDIFIALDPAASEFYSNGKYTLKEAGRETVLDSSEMVDMYAGFVEKFPIISIEDGLAQDDFNGFSMLMKELGDKIQVVGDDLTVTNISRITKAIDAHAINSVLIKLNQIGTLSETMDAIQLTQKNNMTALISHRSGETEDTTIADLAVAVNSGLIKTGAPARTERVCKYNRLLQIEEELGPNSKFLGIKAFKGIGSKIS, from the coding sequence ATGAGCGAAATTGCAGAAATTAAAGCAAGACAAATCTTAGATTCCAGAGGTAACCCTACAATCAGTGTAAAAGTTTCTTTAGAGAGCGGAATATCCGGCATATCTTGTGTACCGTCAGGGGCATCTACGGGAGAATATGAAGCTTACGAAAAAAGAGACAACGATAATTCTTCATACTTTGGTAAATCTGTTCATTCTGCCGTAGAAAATGTTAATGATATAATAGCTAAATCGTTATCAGGCATAGACAGTTATAATCAAAGACTTGTCGATGATATCATGATAAATCTTGACGGCACCCCAAATAAATCGAATCTTGGAGCCAATGCAATACTCGGTGTTTCTCTTGCGGTTGCCATTGCTTCCGCTCAAGAATTAGAGATACCTTTGTACAAGTATATAGGCGGTGTAAATGCTCATATCTTGCCGGTTCCCATGATGAATGTAATAAACGGCGGAAAACATGCTAATAATTTGCTTGATTTTCAGGAATTCATGATAGTTCCGGCAGGAGCAAAATATTTTGACGAAGCTCTTCGTATGGGCGCCGAAGTTTATCAAAAACTAAAGAAGGTTTTAGATGAAAGGAAAATGCCCACCAGTGTCGGAGATGAAGGCGGGTTTGCGCCGGAATTGCAAAATAATGCAGAAGCTATACTTCTTATAATGGAAGCTATAGAAAAAGCTCATTATACCCCCGGAAAAGACATATTTATAGCGTTAGACCCTGCGGCTAGCGAATTTTATTCAAACGGTAAATATACTCTCAAAGAGGCAGGAAGGGAAACCGTCCTGGATTCTTCCGAAATGGTGGATATGTATGCCGGTTTCGTTGAAAAATTTCCGATAATATCAATTGAGGACGGTTTAGCCCAGGATGATTTTAACGGTTTTAGTATGCTGATGAAGGAACTCGGAGATAAAATACAAGTAGTCGGCGACGATTTGACCGTTACAAATATATCGCGTATAACTAAAGCAATTGATGCTCATGCCATAAACTCTGTTTTAATAAAACTCAACCAGATAGGAACGCTGTCGGAAACAATGGACGCCATCCAATTAACTCAGAAAAACAATATGACGGCGCTTATTTCTCACAGATCAGGAGAGACCGAAGATACTACTATAGCAGATTTAGCTGTTGCAGTTAATTCAGGATTAATTAAAACAGGAGCCCCTGCCAGAACTGAAAGGGTATGTAAATATAACAGACTTTTACAGATAGAAGAAGAATTAGGTCCAAATTCCAAGTTTTTGGGAATTAAGGCGTTTAAGGGTATAGGAAGCAAAATAAGTTAA
- a CDS encoding molybdenum cofactor biosynthesis protein MoaB → MGHLEHKSDSSAKKSLNIFIITLSDTRNKETDESGIYLKNYLTKNNHCIIGYTILKDDKDLLQKELVNICAENFHADLNAVIINGGTGISQRDYTYESVSELYDKEIYGFGELFRYLSFEEIGSASIMSRASCGIYNKKIIFSIPGSINAVKLAMEKIIIKEIGHIYYEITK, encoded by the coding sequence ATGGGACATTTAGAACATAAATCAGACAGTAGCGCAAAAAAATCTTTGAATATATTTATTATAACATTAAGTGATACGAGAAATAAAGAAACAGATGAAAGCGGAATTTATCTGAAAAATTATTTAACGAAAAATAATCACTGTATAATAGGCTATACAATATTAAAGGACGACAAAGATTTACTTCAGAAAGAATTAGTTAATATATGCGCTGAAAATTTTCATGCGGATTTAAATGCCGTTATAATCAACGGCGGTACGGGTATATCACAAAGAGATTACACATATGAGTCAGTGAGTGAACTTTATGATAAGGAGATATACGGATTCGGAGAATTATTCAGATATCTAAGCTTTGAAGAAATCGGTTCCGCATCAATTATGTCAAGGGCATCTTGCGGCATTTATAATAAGAAAATTATTTTCTCTATTCCCGGGTCTATCAATGCTGTTAAATTGGCAATGGAAAAGATAATAATTAAAGAAATAGGACACATATATTATGAAATTACTAAATAG
- a CDS encoding MoaD/ThiS family protein, protein MQIKLRLFAAFKDLIGKSELDLNFKEGDTLEDLKNYLTTHYPQINHLLCISKFAVNMEYQDCNPVLNNNDEVTIIMPVSGGLK, encoded by the coding sequence ATGCAAATTAAATTAAGGCTATTTGCGGCATTTAAAGATTTAATAGGAAAAAGCGAGTTAGATTTAAATTTTAAGGAAGGCGATACGTTAGAAGACTTAAAAAACTATCTCACAACCCATTACCCTCAAATAAATCATTTACTCTGTATTTCTAAATTTGCTGTAAATATGGAGTATCAAGATTGCAATCCTGTTTTAAATAATAACGATGAAGTTACAATCATAATGCCGGTCAGCGGCGGATTAAAATAA
- a CDS encoding molybdenum cofactor biosynthesis protein MoaE, with translation MATCNSFYYIDIVKIPIDVNIALNFVNDAASGSTLLFNGTVRDNEDGTPVKFLYYEAYEEMAFKEIDKLISAAFEKYDLNKIAVIHRTGKIEIGGISISIAVSSPHRDSSYIASKFLIDNIKETVPIWKKESFGEYEKWKRI, from the coding sequence ATGGCTACCTGTAATAGTTTTTATTATATAGATATAGTTAAAATACCCATTGATGTAAATATAGCTCTGAATTTTGTGAATGATGCAGCATCCGGTTCAACACTTTTGTTTAATGGAACGGTTAGAGATAATGAGGACGGGACGCCCGTTAAATTTCTTTACTATGAAGCATATGAAGAAATGGCGTTCAAAGAAATAGATAAACTTATAAGCGCCGCTTTCGAAAAATATGATTTAAATAAGATTGCTGTTATTCATAGAACAGGAAAGATAGAAATAGGCGGAATTTCAATTTCAATTGCAGTTTCCAGCCCGCACAGAGATTCTTCTTATATAGCTTCAAAATTTTTAATAGACAATATAAAAGAAACAGTGCCTATATGGAAAAAAGAATCCTTCGGCGAATATGAAAAATGGAAAAGGATTTAA
- a CDS encoding transcriptional repressor, translated as MINNSRLDQILNKVKKHGYSLTPQRYEIIRILAESKNHPSAVDVYSKVKSVYPMISLNTVYKNIAMLLEINEVREIKSFQSAVRYDGDVSPHAHIICRNCKEIIDLQVYDDSNDEMTEIYINPKLKKEYNITGYNVEFFGLCNNCRNKTSN; from the coding sequence ATGATTAACAATAGCAGATTAGACCAAATATTAAATAAAGTAAAAAAACACGGTTATAGCCTTACGCCTCAAAGATATGAAATTATCAGGATACTTGCGGAATCAAAAAATCATCCTTCAGCAGTTGATGTTTATTCAAAGGTAAAATCCGTTTATCCTATGATTTCTCTGAACACCGTATATAAAAATATTGCAATGCTTTTGGAAATAAATGAAGTCCGCGAAATTAAATCTTTTCAAAGCGCTGTCAGATATGACGGCGATGTGTCCCCTCATGCGCATATAATTTGCAGAAATTGCAAAGAAATAATTGATTTGCAGGTTTACGACGATTCGAACGATGAAATGACTGAAATTTATATTAACCCTAAATTGAAAAAAGAATATAATATAACGGGATATAATGTAGAGTTTTTCGGTCTATGTAATAATTGCAGAAATAAAACTTCAAATTAA
- a CDS encoding phosphoglucomutase/phosphomannomutase family protein — protein sequence MMDNLKFSNISNIIKDNHIKINFGTDGFRGIIAENFDFDKISIISTALGLYLLKKNDINGTKDILSFSTDGNAPAAASVNIKNTQSIAIGYDTRFLSEEFALSCAKNLMKMGFNVLLSDSFCPSPVLSYSVKNNLCECGIMITASHNAFMYNGIKFKNNYGGSMLESDVKNIEEIANDILLNKESSLYTYFGDNIKSGELIKVDFKKKYLDHIIKIIDLGSATGSSISKAIDIVIDPMYGAGIGYISAVLKKFFIRHKTINNSVNPNFPQINPEPIELNLKKLSAAVKKAGINNKFAVGFATDGDADRVGTVDYKGNFIDSHKIFSILLNYLLEEGFKGEVVKTVSVSKTIDYLCSKYKIKLHEVPIGFKNIANLMINPENNILIGGEESGGIGIKFHIPERDGVFNSLMLLKIMLVREKNLNELLNDIYGKEYPLEYRRLDIRIDNNIKEKLIGILKNNSFNIPFKEKISVINFIDGYKFEYSDNSWLLIRPSGTEPVLRIYAESAEKKKTELLIKKAINEINKIK from the coding sequence ATGATGGATAATTTGAAATTTTCTAATATCTCTAATATCATAAAAGATAATCATATCAAAATCAATTTTGGAACTGACGGTTTTAGAGGTATTATAGCCGAGAATTTTGATTTTGATAAAATAAGTATTATTTCTACAGCGTTAGGATTATATTTACTGAAAAAAAATGATATAAACGGTACAAAAGACATTTTGTCATTCAGTACCGATGGCAATGCCCCCGCCGCCGCGTCTGTGAATATCAAAAATACTCAGTCTATTGCAATAGGCTATGATACCCGTTTTTTATCTGAAGAATTTGCTTTATCATGTGCTAAAAATCTTATGAAAATGGGCTTTAACGTTCTGCTGTCCGATTCTTTTTGTCCTTCTCCCGTATTATCTTATTCAGTAAAAAATAATTTATGTGAGTGCGGTATTATGATTACCGCCAGTCACAATGCATTTATGTATAACGGTATTAAATTTAAAAATAATTACGGCGGTTCAATGTTAGAATCGGACGTTAAAAACATTGAAGAGATAGCCAATGATATTTTATTGAATAAAGAATCATCGCTTTATACTTATTTTGGTGACAATATTAAATCAGGAGAATTGATAAAAGTTGATTTTAAAAAAAAATATTTAGACCATATTATAAAAATAATCGACTTAGGAAGTGCAACAGGCAGTTCTATTTCAAAAGCTATAGATATTGTCATAGACCCCATGTATGGAGCAGGTATCGGTTATATATCCGCCGTATTGAAAAAATTTTTTATACGACATAAAACTATAAATAATTCAGTTAACCCAAATTTTCCCCAAATTAATCCTGAGCCTATAGAATTAAATTTAAAAAAACTTTCGGCGGCAGTAAAAAAAGCAGGGATAAACAATAAATTTGCAGTGGGTTTTGCAACGGATGGAGATGCAGACAGGGTAGGTACCGTTGATTATAAAGGAAATTTCATAGATTCTCATAAAATATTTTCCATATTATTAAACTATTTATTAGAAGAAGGATTTAAGGGGGAAGTTGTAAAAACAGTGTCCGTATCAAAAACGATTGATTATTTATGCAGCAAATATAAAATAAAATTACATGAAGTGCCTATCGGATTTAAAAACATAGCTAATCTTATGATAAACCCTGAAAACAATATTCTTATTGGCGGTGAGGAATCGGGAGGCATCGGAATTAAGTTTCATATACCGGAAAGGGACGGAGTTTTTAATTCTTTAATGCTCTTAAAAATTATGCTGGTACGCGAAAAAAATTTAAATGAATTATTAAATGATATTTACGGTAAAGAATATCCTCTAGAATACAGAAGATTGGATATCCGCATAGACAATAATATTAAAGAAAAATTAATAGGAATTCTAAAAAATAATAGCTTTAATATACCATTTAAAGAAAAAATTTCCGTAATTAATTTTATTGACGGTTATAAATTTGAATATAGCGATAATTCATGGCTTTTAATAAGACCTTCCGGGACAGAGCCTGTTTTGAGAATTTACGCAGAATCAGCCGAAAAAAAGAAAACTGAATTATTAATAAAAAAGGCCATAAATGAAATAAATAAAATAAAATAA
- a CDS encoding ABC transporter ATP-binding protein: MNDYAISVENLTKFYNDFSALNNISFRIKRGDFFGIIGPNGAGKTTILKILYSVVIPSAGSIDILGLSPTNDSKKIKSRLGVVPQDDNLDEDLSVFENLIIYSMYFGINKKESFRRVSELLDFFNIAEKKDSKVINLSGGYRRRLLLARALINSPDIIILDEPTIGLDPEYRLNIWNKLKLLNKSGITILMSTHYMDEAEKLFRNVILLNHGKIVLNGSMDYILNKNNNENINGASNNMAYKKEDVYNNNKGLKSLEEIFMDIVKNENFKSN; encoded by the coding sequence ATGAATGATTACGCTATTTCAGTTGAAAATTTAACCAAGTTTTACAATGATTTTTCAGCCCTCAATAATATCTCATTTAGGATTAAAAGAGGAGATTTTTTTGGCATAATAGGTCCAAACGGAGCCGGAAAAACTACAATTTTGAAAATTTTATATTCCGTAGTGATTCCGTCAGCCGGCAGCATTGACATTCTCGGTTTAAGTCCTACGAATGATTCAAAAAAAATTAAATCCAGATTGGGCGTTGTTCCTCAGGATGATAATCTTGACGAAGATTTAAGTGTTTTTGAAAATTTAATAATATATTCCATGTATTTTGGAATTAACAAAAAAGAATCTTTCAGGAGAGTTTCCGAATTGCTGGATTTTTTTAATATTGCCGAAAAGAAAGATTCTAAAGTTATTAACTTATCGGGAGGCTATAGAAGAAGATTGCTTTTAGCAAGAGCTTTGATTAATAGTCCTGACATTATAATACTCGATGAACCTACAATCGGACTGGATCCAGAATATAGACTGAATATATGGAATAAATTAAAATTGTTAAACAAGAGCGGTATTACTATATTAATGTCAACACATTATATGGATGAAGCAGAGAAATTATTCAGAAATGTTATATTGCTAAACCATGGAAAAATAGTTTTGAACGGATCTATGGACTATATTTTGAATAAAAATAATAATGAAAATATAAATGGCGCATCGAATAATATGGCGTATAAAAAAGAGGATGTGTATAATAACAATAAAGGATTGAAGTCATTAGAGGAAATTTTTATGGATATAGTTAAAAATGAAAATTTTAAAAGTAATTGA
- a CDS encoding co-chaperone GroES: MKVKPLQDRILVERLQEEEKTKSGLFIPDAAKEKPMQGKVIATGSGRTSEDGKKIPMEIKEGDLVLFAKYSGNEIKVDDKEYLIMKEDDVLAIIEK, encoded by the coding sequence ATGAAAGTTAAACCTTTACAGGACAGAATACTCGTTGAAAGGCTTCAAGAAGAAGAAAAAACTAAAAGCGGCTTGTTTATACCTGATGCTGCAAAAGAAAAACCTATGCAGGGCAAAGTTATTGCTACCGGCAGCGGTAGAACATCAGAAGACGGGAAGAAAATACCAATGGAAATTAAAGAGGGCGATTTGGTTTTATTTGCAAAATATTCAGGTAATGAAATTAAAGTAGATGATAAAGAATATCTTATCATGAAAGAAGATGATGTGTTAGCCATTATCGAAAAGTAA
- a CDS encoding DHA2 family efflux MFS transporter permease subunit gives MDKTSSLPHPYFVSHPNWKWFILTTVLIGATMSALDVSIVNVAMPTMEHGFKVSMAVIEWVAMAYMLTLTIFLPLFGRLADMFGRTKMYNIGFIVFTTGSALCGFAPNANFIIASRVIQAVGAGMLQANSVAIITQAFPSNELGKAIGLQGAVQAIAMSIGPFIGGMIISAIGWRFIFYVNVPIGIIGTIAAMYILPASKKNEKKEKIDFFGISVFAAGLALLVLAVNQGSTFGWSSPLIIGFFIAAAILLPLFVYIELKVEHPMIDLTLFKKWAFSAGNITGMMSYYVLFAVLFLMPFYFEEVLKYNAAATGIMLTPIPLSMAIIAPFAGSISDKIGSRIMTSLGMFVCTIATLSFVFIGTSANIILLLIEFIVLGIGMGLFTPPNNSSIMHSAPPERLGVAGGILNMMRALGLIFGVAISGLLFTSLRHNYLTNYMVSHHIHISKVSELIKNNAFVHGIAFVMFTLVAINLVATILSAAKKDVKGGKIEGAEPIDLM, from the coding sequence TTGGATAAAACAAGTTCTTTACCGCACCCTTATTTTGTTTCTCATCCAAACTGGAAATGGTTTATCCTTACCACGGTTTTAATAGGCGCGACCATGTCGGCGCTTGATGTCAGCATAGTAAATGTTGCCATGCCGACCATGGAACATGGCTTTAAAGTTTCTATGGCGGTCATAGAGTGGGTTGCCATGGCTTATATGCTTACTCTTACAATATTCCTGCCGCTTTTCGGCAGACTCGCCGATATGTTCGGCAGAACAAAGATGTATAATATAGGTTTCATTGTTTTCACAACCGGTTCTGCGCTATGCGGTTTTGCTCCTAATGCAAATTTTATTATAGCGTCTCGTGTTATTCAGGCTGTCGGTGCTGGAATGCTTCAGGCAAACTCCGTTGCTATAATAACTCAAGCGTTTCCTTCAAATGAATTAGGAAAGGCGATCGGTCTTCAAGGTGCTGTCCAGGCTATTGCAATGTCAATCGGACCTTTTATAGGCGGTATGATTATAAGCGCAATCGGCTGGAGATTTATATTCTACGTTAATGTTCCCATAGGAATAATAGGAACAATCGCAGCCATGTATATTTTACCGGCAAGCAAGAAAAACGAGAAAAAGGAAAAAATAGATTTCTTCGGAATTTCCGTTTTTGCGGCGGGTCTTGCATTGCTGGTTCTGGCAGTTAACCAGGGGAGCACATTCGGCTGGTCATCACCTTTAATAATCGGATTTTTTATTGCTGCTGCTATCTTGCTGCCGCTTTTTGTATATATAGAATTAAAAGTGGAACATCCGATGATTGATTTAACACTATTTAAAAAATGGGCTTTTTCTGCAGGAAATATAACTGGAATGATGTCGTATTACGTCCTATTTGCCGTCCTGTTTCTAATGCCGTTTTATTTTGAGGAGGTTTTAAAATATAATGCTGCAGCGACAGGTATCATGTTAACGCCTATCCCTCTTTCAATGGCTATTATAGCGCCTTTTGCCGGGTCTATCTCCGATAAAATAGGCTCAAGAATAATGACGTCGCTAGGAATGTTTGTATGTACAATAGCAACTCTCAGTTTTGTTTTCATCGGAACAAGCGCAAACATTATTTTACTGCTGATAGAGTTTATAGTATTGGGAATCGGTATGGGTCTTTTTACGCCGCCTAACAACAGCAGCATAATGCATTCTGCTCCTCCGGAAAGACTCGGCGTCGCAGGCGGGATACTGAATATGATGCGGGCTTTGGGATTAATATTCGGCGTTGCCATTTCAGGTCTTTTATTTACTTCCTTACGACATAACTATTTAACAAATTATATGGTTTCTCATCATATACACATTTCAAAAGTTTCTGAACTGATAAAAAACAACGCATTTGTTCACGGCATAGCATTTGTTATGTTCACTTTAGTTGCAATTAATTTAGTTGCAACAATTTTATCTGCGGCAAAAAAAGATGTTAAAGGCGGTAAAATTGAAGGCGCCGAACCTATAGACCTTATGTAA